The Pochonia chlamydosporia 170 chromosome 1, whole genome shotgun sequence genome window below encodes:
- a CDS encoding transcription factor ATF2 (similar to Metarhizium acridum CQMa 102 XP_007815081.1), with product MSDSRLLDWTDGRDTDFDALIFGPNHQSIAHSPQPYPYDYDAADQALPCPLSGLSEHKYHGVPFANQLGGTERDLYSFNARHRYYPITSNPVLDTASSMSTVDSKTPPSSVLSVELIPKEPRKTGTEPKTKPITKKQNPRFEKPARAVPRTRGQSACKANNNQTKEPKETTTKNRREGAVERNRVTASNCRKRKKQWTENLEEKKSGLEAIHGDLQAEYMNLLQESSQLKNLLISHASCQHPDIDIWIKNEASKYVHNLHSPQSVNILCSVPSLDENGSTARYSTTISPATGSHGSRSQDLISNDFLDEKDGFEDDVED from the exons ATGTCTGACAGCCGACTTTTGGATTGGACAGACGGCAGGGATACCGATTTTGACGCATTAATATTCGGCCCAAACCACCAATCCATCGCTCATTCTCCACAGCCATACCCATATGACTACGACGCGGCAGATCAAGCTTTGCCTTGTCCACTTTCAGGACTTTCAGAACATAAATATCATGGAGTGCCGTTCGCAAACCAGCTGGGAGGGACTGAACGAGATCTATATTCATTTAACGCTAGACACCGATACTACCCAATCACATCGAATCCGGTACTCGACACTGCTTCTAGCATGTCAACCGTCGACAGTAAAACGCCGCCGTCGAGTGTGCTCTCCGTGGAGCTCATACCTAAGGAGCCAAGGAAAACGGGCACGGAGCCGAAAACGAAGCCAATAACGAAGAAACAGAACCCGCGTTTCGAAAAGCCAGCCCGGGCCGTGCCTAGGACCAGAGGACAGTCCGCCTGCAAGGCAAATAACAATCAAACCAAAGAACCGAAGGAGACGACAACAAAGAATCGGCGCGAAGGAGCAGTCGAACGAAACCGAGTCACCGCTTCCAATTGTCGAAAACGCAAGAAGCAGTGGACTGAAAACctagaggagaagaaatcTGGGCTGGAAGCTATCCATGGTGATCTCCAGGCAGAATACATGAACCTTCTTCAAGAGTCGTCTCAGCTGAAAAACTTGCTCATAAGCcatgccagctgccagcacCCAGATATTGACATTTGGATCAAGAACGAGGCTTCAAAATACGTTCACAACTTACACAGTCCGCAGAGTGTGAATATTCTATGCTCTGTGCCAAGTCTAGACG AAAATGGGTCCACGGCACGATATTCAACGACTATCAGCCCAGCCACTGGTTCTCATGGATCACGAAGCCAGGACCTGATCAGCAACGACTTTTTGGACGAAAAGGATGGTTTCGAGGACGATGTGGAAGACTGA
- a CDS encoding transposase-like protein (similar to Beauveria bassiana ARSEF 2860 XP_008602852.1): protein MCKFATPSLLSRGKSTTPRRIWPNVSCNLPSHLPYVCGCHCKGSAEFYPYDTKLHRIKECGVWSKFVWPGLGVWANTGIQRLFLSDDDAIGVGVIIIIISYIYPHLDTSVLHRPGIYTFTGFYLSLLVHIAADRQETAVCGGHIASHFKH from the exons ATGTGTAAGTTTGCGACGCCGTC CCTTCTTTCAAGAGGCAAATCGACTACTCCAAGACGAATTTGGCCCAACGTCTCTTGCAACCTCCCAAGCCACCTGCCTTATGTATGCGGCTGTCACTGCAAGGGATCAGCTGAATTCTACCCTTATGACACAAAATTGCATCGCATAAAGGAGTGTGGGGTATGGTCTAAGTTCGTGTGGCCGGGGCTCGGTGTTTGGGCGAATACAGGCATACAGCGGTTATTTTTATCCGATGATGATGCGATAGGAGTTGGggttattattattattatatcTTACATTTATCCTCATTTAGATACATCGGTTCTGCACCGCCCAGGAATATACACCTTCACAGGGTTCTACCTTTCTTTGTTGGTACACATAGCTGCAGACCGGCAGGAAACAGCTGTTTGTGGCGGGCATATAGCCAGTCATTTTAAGCACTAA
- a CDS encoding potassium transporter (similar to Aspergillus clavatus NRRL 1 XP_001273808.1): protein MANPDPDESASHGVSTQINSNLAYQQHFEIAHPESGIASVSCGHLASINDEEKAKEIANEDLQASRKQTYSGVVLIWLSFQATGVIYGDIGTSPLYVYSSTFSTQPSWSDLVGALSIIIWALTLIVTLKYCFIVLHADDDGQGGTFALYSLLTRYTHIAHRDPKEAAGIRMKRYNTNDLKLGGKSLRGFLEHSKISQFILQFVGVLGVSMVMADGVLTPAQSVLGAIQGIKVANPNLGTSAIVGISCAILVVLFLIQPFGTAKIGTTFAPIVTIWLLFNFCAGIYNLSVHDYTVLKAFSPHFAFEYLIRNGSEGWKSLGGLLLAFTGVEALFADLGAFSKRAVQISWLCLAYPCLLLAYIGQAAYISTDKTQTAYQNPFFNTVPPGSFYFSIVIAVLAAIVASQAMITSTFQLLTQIMRLSYFPHIKVVHTSRYFHDQVYMPMANWLLMIGTIVVTAVYNNTTSLGNAYGVCVISVTFITTCMVALVAILVWRLPTYVVLPIWLVFATLDGAFLSSVFEKVPDGAWFTLMLAFILASIFTLWRFGKETQWRAESKDLLAPFSLLDPGQTSVLGCSSSTALKPAFGGLPISTVPGLGIFFDKAGDPTSLPPCFAEFVKKFAARPAVVIFFHMRPLSKPSIPLNERYIVTRMAGLAGCYNVTLRHGYADDVLHPDMARELVSQVELAISRVQSTNNSNAELQNLRSAYSAQMVYILGKEVMKIRSIRSRISPWGFIRHLLLWVFLWIRENSRAKLADLDIDADKLIEVGFVKEI, encoded by the exons ATGGCAAACCCGGACCCTGACGAATCAGCCTCTCATGGCGTTTCCACGCAGATCAATTCTAACTTAGCCTATCAGCAACATTTTGAGATCGCCCACCCAGAATCTGGTATAGCATCTGTTTCGTGTGGACATCTCGCAAGCATTAATGACGAGGAAAAGGCTAAGGAAATTGCCAACGAGGATCTACAAGCTTCTCGAAAGCAG ACCTATTCTGGTGTTGTCTTAATTTGGCTCAGTTTTCAGGCTACCGGTGTCATATATGGCGATATTGGCACGTCGCCGCTCTACGTGTACTCATCCACATTTTCGACACAGCCGTCGTGGAGTGACCTTGTTGGAGCACTATCTATAATCATCTGGGCTCTCACGTTAATTGTCACGCTTAAATACTGTTTCATTGTCTTACatgctgacgatgatggaCAAGGTGGCACCTTTGCGCTTTACAGCCTCCTCACAAGATATACCCATATTGCCCATCGTGATCCCAAGGAAGCTGCCGGTATTCGCATGAAGAGATATAATACCAACGATCTCAAGCTTGGTGGCAAGAGTCTTAGAGGGTTTCTCGAACACTCGAAGATCTCTCAGTTCATCCTGCAATTCGTCGGCGTATTAGGGGTCTCAATGGTCATGGCAGACGGTGTTCTTACACCCGCTCAGTCCGTCCTCGGAGCCATTCAAGGCATCAAAGTAGCCAATCCAAATCTGGGGACGTCTGCTATTGTGGGCATCTCTTGTGCCATCTTGGTCGTTCTCTTCTTGATTCAACCGTTCGGGACGGCAAAAATCGGGACCACGTTTGCACCGATCGTCACTATTTGGCTTCTGTTCAACTTCTGCGCTGGAATTTACAACCTCTCGGTCCACGACTACACCGTCTTAAAGGCATTTAGCCCCCATTTCGCCTTCGAATACTTGATTCGCAATGGATCAGAAGGGTGGAAATCCCTTGGggggcttcttcttgcctttaCAGGTGTTGAAGCTCTGTTTGCCGATCTAGGGGCGTTTAGCAAGCGCGCGGTGCAGATTTCCTGGCTGTGTCTAGCATATCCATGCTTACTGTTGGCGTATATCGGACAAGCCGCTTATATATCAACTGACAAGACGCAAACCGCGTATCAAAATCCTTTTTTCAATACCGTTCCTCCAGGAAGCTTTTACTTCAGCATTGTTATTGCCGTGCTAGCTGCAATTGTTGCTTCACAAGCCATGATTACATCAACTTTTCAACTGCTTACACAAATTATGAGGTTATCCTATTTTCCTCACATCAAGGTTGTCCACACAAGTCGATATTTTCATGACCAGGTGTATATGCCAATGGCTAATTGGCTTCTGATGATCGggaccatcgtcgtcactgCAGTATACAATAAT ACTACCTCTCTTGGAAATGCATATGGTGTCTGCGTCATCAGTGTTACATTTA TTACGACCTGTATGGTTGCCCTTGTTGCCATACTTGTGTGGAGATTGCCCACCTATGTAGTTCTCCCTATCTGGCTTGTCTTTGCGACCCTCGATGGAGCATTTCTTTCGTCCGTATTTGAAAAAGTGCCCGATGGTGCCTGGTTTACGCTTATGTTAGCCTTCATCCTCGCTTCAATTTTTACCCTCTGGCGCTTCGGCAAGGAAACACAATGGAGGGCTGAGTCGAAGGATCTTCTGGCACCGTTTTCACTTCTGGATCCAGGCCAAACTTCCGTCTTGggctgctcttcttccacTGCTTTAAAACCCGCTTTTGGTGGCCTCCCCATATCGACAGTCCCAGGGCTGGGGATCTTTTTTGACAAGGCTGGCGACCCAACTAGCCTGCCGCCTTGCTTTGCCGAATTTGTCAAGAAGTTCGCAGCACGACCAGCTGTCGTCATCTTTTTCCACATGAGGCCGTTATCTAAGCCGTCAATTCCGCTGAATGAGCGGTACATTGTCACCCGCATGGCAGGGCTGGCTGGGTGCTACAATGTTACTCTGCGACACGGTTATGCAGATGACGTGTTGCATCCCGATATGGCCCGGGAGCTCGTAAGCCAAGTTGAACTTGCAATTTCACGCGTTCAATCGACAAACAATTCGAACGCTGAGTTGCAAAATCTGCGATCAGCCTATAGTGCGCAAATGGTGTATATTCTCGGCAAGGAGGTTATGAAAATCCGTTCGATAAGGAGCAGAATTTCTCCTTGGGGCTTTATTCGTCACTTACTCTTATGGGTATTTCTCTGGATCCGGGAGAACTCTCGAGCTAAGCTGGCGGACCTTGATATTGATGCAGATAAACTTATCGAAGTTGGCTTTGTAAAGGAAATCTAA
- a CDS encoding trk family potassium uptake protein (similar to Coccidioides immitis RS XP_001247081.1), whose amino-acid sequence MERLEEALHLFSILESAQSVRSHMVQEQHSGYPAVMSFTVIALTVGCLCGRELVLFDAYIVFMGVLALVILYPAGNLKAVDVYFFGVSASTESGLNTVDVKELYTYQQLYIYFIPIFTNLGFINAVVALIRLFLFRKHLKQVAPRLQKPRRARAISPDANACEVKAAYDDGDKVHDANDIEGQEDSDPEERANRIVHERARTITFDPSTEKRQIGDETLYIPGPRERERGLPLVELSKRNSRDDRDDMSIHATPPRRYGTRDMDLRRRRVDGLALDRTHTMGRVVSVASSVFVLGSGPQRRNSVSTNISQHRESEMKDMLALSKHATLGRNSDFSNLTREDREKLGGIEYRSLKLLVKVVFGYFFGLHIFGAICLVVWIQYCDPKYRDVLEQSAQNGIWWAFYSAQTMIDNLGFTFTPDSMISFRDAQWPMFIMSFLAFAGNTLYPVMLRLIIWTMYILAPSKSSIREPLSFLLNHPRRCYTLLFPSRPTWILFGIIFTLNFIDTLLIIVLDLDNPEVASLPLGPRILAAIFQAASSRHTGTATFNLANVNPGVQFSLLVMMYIAIYPIAISIRASNTYEERSLGVYEEEGRLNENNGKDYILTHMRNQLSFDLWFIFLGVFCICIAEARRIVDDSIPAFTVWTVLFEVTSAYGNVGLSLGYPTVATSLSGLFGTFSKLVICAMMIRGRHRGLPYALDRAIVLPDEGALVEDAEDDNNKQKQ is encoded by the exons ATGGAGCGTCTCGAGGAAGCATTGCATCTGTTCTCGATTCTCGAGAGTGCTCAATCTGTGCGGAGCCATATGGTGCAGGAACAGCACTCCGGCTACCCTGCGGTCATGAGTTTCACCGTTATTGCATTGACCGTTGGCTGCTTATGCGGTCGGGAACTTGTCCTCTTTG ATGCATACATCGTCTTCATGGGCGTGCTCGCACTAGTTATCCTGTATCCAGCTGGCAATTTAAAAGCGGTAGATGTCTATTTCTTTGGCGTCAGCGCTTCCACTGAATCGGGCCTGAACAC AGTCGATGTCAAGGAGCTGTATACATACCAGCAACTGTATATCTATTTCATCCCTATTTTCACCAATCTAGGATTTATCAATGCTGTTGTCGCGCTCATTCGACTTTTTCTGTTCCGAAAGCATCTTAAGCAAGTTG CACCGCGACTTCAAAAACCCCGACGCGCAAGGGCAATCTCACCTGATGCCAACGCTTGTGAGGTCAAGGCTGCCTACGACGACGGCGATAAGGTTCATGATGCCAATGACATAGAGGGACAGGAAGACTCTGACCCGGAAGAGCGTGCTAACAGGATTGTCCATGAAAGGGCTCGGACTATCACATTCGACCCTTCGACGGAGAAACGCCAGATAGGTGATGAGACGCTTTACATACCTGGGCCGCGTGAGCGTGAACGTG GATTGCCCCTTGTTGAGCTGAGCAAGCGGAATAGCAGAGATGATAGAGACG ACATGTCCATACACGCCACGCCGCCGCGCCGATATGGAACcagagacatggacctccgccgccgccgtgtTGACGGCCTGGCACTGGATCGGACGCACACTATGGGTCGTGTAGTCAGTGTTGCATCGTCTGTGTTTGTCCTCGGCTCCGGTCCTCAACGGCGCAATTCCGTCTCTACGAACATCTCTCAGCATCGAGAATCTGAAATGAAGGACATGCTGGCTCTGTCGAAGCACGCGACTTTGGGTCGCAACTCGGATTTTTCTAATTTGACAAGGGAAGATCGAGAGAAGTTGGGCGGTATTGAGTACCGAAGTTTAAAGCTACTCGTCAAGGTTGTGTTCG GATATTTCTTCGGCCTCCATATTTTTGGAGCGATTTGCCTTGTCGTCTGGATTCAGTATTGTGACCCGAAATACAGGGATGTTCTTGAACAGTCTGCCCAGAATGGGATTTGGTG GGCATTTTACTCGGCGCAGACCATGATCGACAATTTAGGCTTTACGTTTACCCCGGACTCGATGATTTCGTTCCGAGACGCCCAATGGCCTATGTTCATCATGAGCTTCCTAGCCTTCGCTGGCAACACCTTGTACCCCGTCATGCTGCGTCTTATTATCTGGACCATGTATATCCTTGCGCCATCTAAGTCGTCGATTCGTGAACCGCTGTCATTTCTTCTCAACCATCCCCGAAGGTGTTACACGCTGCTTTTCCCTAGCCGTCCCACTTGGATCCTCTTTGGGATTATCTTCACCCTTAACTTCATTGACACCTTGCTGATTATAGTACTTGACCTGGACAATCCAGAGGTGGCGTCACTGCCGCTGGGCCCACGAATACTTGCTGCCATTTTTCAGGCCGCTTCGTCACGCCATACTGGCACAGCAAccttcaaccttgccaaTGTGAATCCGGGTGTACAATTCAGCTTACTTGTCATGATGTATATTGCAATCTACCCAATTGCCATTAGCATTCGAGCATCAAACACCTATGAGGAGAGATCACTTGGTGTTTACGAGGAAGAGGGCAGACTGAACGAGAACAATGGTAAAGATTACATCCTCACGCATATGCGGAACCAACTTAGTTTCGATCTGTGgttcatcttcctcggcgtTTTTTGTATTTGCATTGCTGAGGCGAGAAGAATCGTTGATGATTCTATTCCGGCGTTCACCGTTTGGACGGTCTTGTTTGAAGTTACATCAGCTTACGGCAATGTTGGTTTGAGTCTTGGTTATCCGACAGTCGCTACATCGCTGAGCGGTCTCTTTGGTACCTTTAGCAAGCTCGTCATTTGCGCCATGATGATCCGCGGGCGACATCGCGGTCTACCATATGCCCTCGACCGGGCAATTGTCCTTCCGGACGAAGGTGCcttggttgaagatgccgaAGATGATAACAACAAACAGAAACAATGA
- a CDS encoding Na/H antiporter (similar to Neosartorya fischeri NRRL 181 XP_001264951.1), whose translation MANNIWAIPLAVTDFNVIIALLGGYISLFGLVSYLLKETYYMSEALISLLVGVAFGPHAANWIRPWSYAACHRDGLTDAQCDDRLMAITLNFSRLVLGVQLVLAGVQLPSKYLWKQLKPVLLLVGPGMTCMWMATSLIVWGLVGTPSFLHALAVGACVTPTDPVLSAVIVKGKFADHNIPKDLQDLIVAESGANDGLGYAFLFFALYLTKYMGVGSTEGGAGDAMGLWFAFTWGYTIILSIIYGAVVGWVAKELLHFAEERNYVDRENFLVFAIALALFVLGTCGMIGTDDVLACFIAGNTFTWDDWFRLQTKDDSLQPTVDMLLNVSIFLWYGAYLPWKSFANNSIIPLSRLIPLGLLVLILRRLPWVFGMHTWIRQIREVRQAIFVGFFGPIGVSAIFYLFISIEFIEEHLSNDDGVPRKDVKDLAETITIVVWFLAVCSIVVHGLSIPLGKLGYLAPRIHRVLSESLSESLSNQNPIEAGRGIPILRRLFSPPPEDPEANLATRVRQGTASIARTGCGALPSKIKENDQETRGEEPSAANGNETSEGSSARTDGEAETGGPGTWTPARSGRREVVFFDEVIGGAGPRGR comes from the exons ATGGCGAACAACATCTGGGCCATACCCCTCGCTGTCACTGACTTTAACGTCATCATTGCGTTGTTGGGTGGATATATTTCTCTCTTCGGTTTGGTATCGTATCTCTTGAAAGAGACATATTATATGTCCGAAGCCC TTATATCTCTTTTGGTTGGTGTGGCATTTGGTCCGCACGCTGCTAATTGGATCCGACCGTGGTCCTACGCCGCTTGTCACCGCGATGGTCTCACGGACGCCCAATGCGATGATAGATTGATGGCTATTACGCTCAACTTCTCCAGACTGGTTCTTGGTGTGCAGCTGGTTTTAGCTGGTGTCCAATTGCCCAGCAAGTATCTCTGGAAACAATTGAAACCTGTTCTGCTTCTCGTCGGTCCCGGcatgacatgcatgtggaTGGCAACAAGTCTCATTGTCTGGGGTCTGGTTGGCACGCCTAGTTTCTTGCATGCCCTCGCTGTCGGGGCCTGCGTCACACCCACTGATCCAGTCCTTTCCGCTGTCATAGTCAAAGGAAAATTTGCCGACCACAACATCCCCAAGGACCTGCAGGATCTGATTGTCGCCGAGTCAGGGGCCAACGATGGCCTAGGTTATGCGTTCTTATTCTTTGCCCTCTACCTGACTAAGTATATGGGGGTCGGGTCAACTGAAGGTGGTGCCGGAGATGCCATGGGCCTATGGTTCGCTTTTACTTGGGGATACACCATTATCCTGAGCATCATTTACGGCGCGGTCGTGGGCTGGGTTGCCAAAGAACTACTTCACTTTGCTGAAGAGCGCAATTACGTGGATCGTGAGAATTTTCTTGTGTTTGCGATTGCATTGGCTTTATTTGTTCTGGGGACATGTGGCATGATTGGGACAGATGACGTACTGGCATGCTTCATAGCAGGAAACACATTCACCTGGGACGATTGGTTCCGTCTCCAAACAAAGGATGACTCTCTGCAGCCCACGGTCGATATGCTCCTCAATGTTAGCATCTTTCTATGGTACGGTGCATACCTCCCTTGGAAGTCGTTCGCCAACAACTCCATTATCCCGCTTAGCCGGTTGATACCCCTCGGTCTGTTGGTCCTGATTTTACGGCGTCTGCCGTGGGTGTTTGGTATGCATACATGGATTCGTCAGATCCGCGAGGTTCGACAGGCTATTTTTGTTGGCTTCTTTGGCCCGATTGGCGTGTCAGCTATTTTCTACCTCTTCATCAGTATTGAATTTATTgaggagcacttgagcaaTGACGATGGTGTTCCTAGGAAGGATGTTAAAGATCTGGCGGAGACGATTACGATCGTTGTTTGGTTCCTTGCCGTGTGCAGCATT GTGGTTCATGGATTGAGTATCCCGCTGGGAAAACTTGGCTATCTCGCGCCGAGGATTCACCGCGTTCTTAGCGAAAGTCTTAGCGAGAGCCTTAGCAATCAAAACCCCATCGAAGCCGGTAGGGGAATCCCCATACTAAGGAGATtattctctcctcctcctgaGGATCCCGAAGCGAATCTTGCGACTCGTGTACGCCAAGGCACAGCTTCGATTGCGCGAACTGGATGTGGAGCTTTACCCTCGAAGATCAAGGAGAATGATCAAGAGACTCGAGGCGAAGAACCTTCAGCTGCAAATGGGAACGAGACTTCGGAAGGTTCAAGTGCTCGAACGGATGGCGAGGCTGAAACTGGAGGGCCAGGGACTTGGACTCCGGCGAGGAGTGGGAGGAGGGAGGTTGTGTTCTTTGATGAGGTGATTGGCGGTGCCGGTCCGAGAGGCAGATAA